The proteins below come from a single Xyrauchen texanus isolate HMW12.3.18 chromosome 3, RBS_HiC_50CHRs, whole genome shotgun sequence genomic window:
- the LOC127629691 gene encoding adenylate kinase isoenzyme 6-like produces the protein MRIIKRPNILLTGTPGVGKTTLGKEVAQRTGLTYVNVGDLAQDGQLFDGFDEEYQCPILDEDRVVDELEDKMGDGGIVIDYHGCDFFPERWFHIVFVLRTDNTSLYNRLESRGYTGKKLQDNVQCEIFQTIYEEAMEAYKEEIVHQLPSNTPEDLERNLEQIIQWIEQWMKENN, from the exons ATGAGAATCATAAAGAGACCAAACATCCTTCTCACAG GAACCCCAGGAGTTGGCAAGACCACACTAGGCAAAGAGGTGGCTCAGAGAACAGGACTAACTTATGTCAATGTTGGTGATTTGGCACAGGATG GTCAGTTGTTTGATGGATTTGATGAAGAATACCAGTGCCCTATATTGGATGAGGACAGG GTTGTGGATGAGCTGGAGGACAAAATGGGAGATGGAGGCATCGTAATAGATTACCATGGCTGTGATTTCTTCCCTGAACGCTGGTTTCACATTGTTTTTGTCCTCCGTACAGACAACACCAGTCTCTACAATCGTCTTGAAAGCAG AGGCTACACAGGAAAAAAGCTCCAGGACAATGTGCAGTGCGAGATTTTCCAGACTATCTATGAGGAAGCCATGGAAGCTTATAAGGAGGAGATAGTCCACCAGCTCCCCAGTAACACTCCTGAGGACCTGGAAAGGAATCTGGAGCAAATTATTCAGTGGATTGAACAATGGATGAAAGAAAACAATTAA
- the LOC127629303 gene encoding cell cycle checkpoint protein RAD17-like — MMSKLSSGKIKNWVEPSFGELLGGSGVKTTLKKGQLSEENKTSRWPSTREQTGKTSRKRKVDVSDNQISVPRESYKTDQDEPWVDMHAPQSQAELAVHKKKVEEVESWLRVHLDKSKKGGAILLLTGPSGCGKTATVQVLAKDLGFQIQEWSNPSTTSQYKTEDLFTQSFDPDSRFNRFHGSSQTGLFQEFLLRANKYNCLQMSGEKQTEDRKIILIEEFPNQFYRQPGCLHDILRQFSKTGRCPLVIIVSDSLSGDKSSRLLFKDVLHELEIHNICFNPVAPTSMIKVLGRIATIEAGKSSGRISLPDKASLELLCSGSSGDIRSAINSLQFSLFTGSSLEKSLWPLKQSKSSSVKTVVRAKGRSKSSKSTSLQGESPAIGGKDASLFLFRALGKILYCKRESSQTPKLPPHLTEHQRDKLLVDPELVIERSHMSGEFFNLYLHQNYPEFFSDMEDIARASEYLSDADFLTAEWSSRSTMLEYGSSVATRGLMHSNSSRAQASCQSTAGFKPLHKPHWLHINKTYRENYLTAQSLFINFCLAPVSLLTELLPYLAKLTNPMRNQAQIAFIQNVGHLSQRRIPGRLRLEALGDKDPGILDIDSENEDPSDAPALDPGTTSGNATTESNLPNSQDPAGELSASQPQPTSTEALLDEEDLLIEEFDSD; from the exons ATGATGTCAAAGCTGTCCTCTGGAAAG ATAAAGAACTGGGTGGAACCATCATTTGGTGAACTTTTGGGAGGTTCTGGAGTGAAAACTACCTTAAAAAAAGGACAACTTTCAGAGGAAAACAAGACTTCCAGGTGGCCATCTACTAGGGAGCAAACAGGAAAAACATCCAGGAAAAGGAAAGTAGATGTATCCGACAATCAAATAAGTGTACCAAGAGAATCGTATAAAACCGACCAAGATGAGCCATGGGTTGATATGCATGCTCCCCAATCACAG GCTGAATTGGCAGTTCACAAGAAGAAAGTCGAGGAAGTTGAAAGCTGGTTGAGAGTTCATTTAGACAAATCAAAAAAG GGTGGCGCCATTCTGTTGCTCACTGGCCCCTCTGGATGTGGGAAGACAGCCACTGTTCAAGTTCTTGCCAAGGATTTGGGTTTTCAGATCCAGGAGTGGTCCAATCCCTCCACCACATCTCAGTACAAAACAGAGGATTTGTTCACACAGAGCTTTGATCCAG ATTCAAGGTTTAATCGTTTCCATGGCAGCTCGCAAACAGGGTTATTCCAAGAGTTCCTGCTTAGAGCCAATAAATACAACTGTCTACAAATGAGTGGAGAGAAACAGactgaagacagaaaaataattcTAATAGAG GAGTTTCCAAACCAGTTCTATAGGCAACCAGGGTGCTTGCACGATATACTCAG GCAATTTAGTAAGACTGGCCGGTGCCCTCTGGTCATTATTGTTTCTGATAGCCTAAGTGGGGACAAGAGCTCCAGACTTCTCTTTAAGGATGTTCTGCATGAACTCGAAATTCACAACATTTG TTTTAATCCTGTGGCCCCCACCAGCATGATAAAGGTTCTAGGCCGTATCGCGACCATCGAGGCAGGAAAG AGTTCAGGCAGGATCTCTCTTCCTGATAAAGCTTCTTTAGAGCTTCTctgctctggaagctcaggagatATTCGCAGTGCCATCAACAGTTTGCAGTTTTCCTTGTTCACTG GCAGTAGTCTGGAGAAGAGCCTATGGCCTTTGAAGCAGAGCAAGTCCTCTTCTGTAAAAACTGTTGTAAGGGCTAAGGGGAGGAGCAAGTCTTCCAAATCTACAAGCTTGCAGGGGGAAAGCCCAGCTATTGGAGGGAAAGATGCCTCACTTTTCCTCTTCAGAGCTTTAGGGAAAATCCTCTACTGCAAAC GTGAAAGTTCCCAAACACCCAAGCTGCCTCCACACCTTACAGAGCATCAGAGGGACAAACTACTTGTTGATCCAGAA CTTGTCATTGAGCGTTCTCACATGTCTGGTGAGTTCTTTAACCTTTACCTGCATCAAAACTACCCTGAATTCTTCTCTGACATGGAGGACATAGCACGGGCCAGCGAGTACCTCTCTGATGCCGACTTCCTGACAGCAGAATGGAGC TCAAGGTCTACCATGTTGGAATATGGATCATCAGTGGCCACTAGAGGGCTGATGCACTCCAATTCTTCCCGAGCACAAGCCAGCTGCCAATCCACTGCTGGATTCAAGCCTCTTCATAAACCCCATTGGTTACACATAAACAAGACG TACCGAGAGAATTACCTGACTGCACAGTCGCTCTTCATAAATTTCTGCCTTGCCCCTGTGAGCCTCCTGACAGAACTGCTGCCTTACCTTGCAAAGCTCACCAACCCAATGAGGAATCAAG CTCAGATAGCCTTCATCCAGAATGTTGGGCATCTTTCTCAAAGAAGGATTCCTGGCAG GCTTAGACTTGAAGCACTTGGAGACAAAGACCCTGGCATTTTGGATATTGATAGTGAAAATGAAGATCCTTCTGATGCTCCGGCTCTTGATCCCGGTACCACATCAGGGAATGCCACAACTGAGTCTAATCTTCCAAACAGCCAGGATCCTGCCGGGGAACTTTCTGCTAGCCAGCCCCAGCCCACAAGCACTGAAGCCCTTCTAGATGAGGAAGACCTCTTAATTGAGGAATTTGACAGTGATTGA
- the ccdc125 gene encoding coiled-coil domain-containing protein 125 encodes MQGCRELCEDSTPQCSAEDDMTEGDLGDGMGARSSAHHDKSHVPQTKSREKFLDFLSQSRPQKRGSEGSNAPFSWTPCRAMYNVFREEMEAERVTRWQKRQSESSSEDTSEELQRRLQDVTEEVELLRTELEVTHRHLEGKHEALRILQGQAILDKATSHTKILLQKSEERTKALEKEVNALQWEITFNQVQFKNVENTWSLKYERVLAENEALKKALEERMREHRVTRAENASLSQKCMELLSMLSAKERRDFQRTQPPCSLGTDGSALELAVYGACQCNSNGGEPCSCARSAAASRKQVLQLKQELEQQQKRKEEAYVMMDAFRIAFEQQLRRVSENMLRQAETDRHQTHNQRHKRGSLSDRLKKILPAASEGKIPTESNETLHMLLDLLNDKEEALAHQRKVSYMLARNTEDLEKRLLMQLEELGLSHKDTNTNANKEAAEKK; translated from the exons ATGCAGGGCTGCAGGGAGCTGTGTGAGGATTCAACCCCTCAATGCTCCGCAGAAGATGACATGACAGAGGGGGACCTGGGTGATGGCATGGGGGCCAGATCCTCAGCACATCATGACAAAAGCCATGTCCCACAGACCAAGAGCAGGGAGAAATTTTTGGACTTCCTGTCCCAGTCAAGGCCACAGAAAAGGGGCAGTGAGGGTAGCAATGCACCCTTCTCTTGGACACCATGCAGAGCTATGTACAATGTTTTTAGGGAAGAAATGGAAGCCGAACGGGTTACACGATGGCAGAAAAGGCAGTCAG AAAGCTCATCTGAGGACACaagtgaagagctgcaaagaaGACTACAGGATGTCACAGAG gaggtggagctgttaCGCACTGAATTGGAGGTCACTCATCGCCACCTGGAGGGAAAACACGAGGCTCTTAGGATCTTGCAAGGACAG GCAATCTTGGACAAAGCAACCAGTCACACTaaaatattgcttcagaagagcGAGGAAAGGACTAAGGCCCTAGAAAAG GAGGTTAATGCTTTGCAGTGGGAGATAACATTCAACCAGGTGCAGTTTAAGAATGTGGAGAACACGTGGAGTTTAAAATATGAGAG GGTGTTAGCAGAAAATGAAGCCCTAAAGAAAGCGCTAGAGGAGAGGATGAGAGAGCATCGCGTGACAAGGGCAGAGAATGCAT CTCTGAGCCAAAAATGTATGGAGCTCCTATCCATGCTTAGTGCTAAGGAAAGGAGGGACTTTCAGAGGACCCAGCCTCCCTGCAGCCTGGGAACAGACGGTTCAGCTCTGGAG TTGGCTGTGTATGGGGCTTGCCAGTGTAACTCCAATGGGGGCGAGCCATGCTCTTGTGCTAGAAGTGCTGCTGCAAGTCGTAAACAAGTTCTTCAACTCAAGCAAGAG CTGGAACAGCAGCAAAAGAGGAAAGAGGAGGCATATGTGATGATGGATGCTTTCCGCATTGCTTTTGAGCAGCAGTTAAGGAGAGTCAGTGAGAACATGCTTCGCCAGGCTGAGACTGATAGACACCAGACTCATAACCAAAGACACAAGCGAG GGTCGCTCAGTGACAGACTGAAAAAAATTCTGCCTGCTGCAAGTGAAGGCAAGATACCAACCGAATCCAATGAAACTCTACACATGCTGCTTGATCTG TTAAATGACAAAGAGGAGGCCTTGGCGCATCAGAGGAAGGTTAGCTATATGCTGGCCCGAAACACTGAAGACTTGGAAAAACGTCTACTGATGCAGTTAGAGGAGCTTGGCCTCTCACACAAAGACACTAACACAAACGCAAACAAAGAAGCTGCTGAAAAAAAGTGA
- the LOC127633254 gene encoding ankyrin repeat domain-containing protein 34B-like, which produces MEDSTEVRTDGNSLLKAVYLCRLRLTRLLLEGGAYINESNERGETPLMVACKSHHADAQSVPKPKIIRYLLENSADPNIQDKSGKTALMHACIDRAGAEVLSLLLSSGADPSLEDHTGSSALVYAVNAGDKESLRVLLDSCKAKGKEVIIITTDKLPSGRQMTKQYLNIPPPPNLEDRLNCAPASRMPPPEIKICTPHILPLTNIQSESLGSTSTLSISKPGSPTQDSSPMQAASVAKLLHLQRLHSEPWLKIPPAVVLQQSKSSSLTEELLDITPEEELSFGYNGCPPLQRAMVARHQSIDVKDSTGLLRALEKAAESEREIIKDKKWLNRKMSYDGELLLHSSSQQNLKQASISDTAPLDRDSDCLPNLTVSSLRNVVHRRNIGMDHYSSDSQLPQFGSQPSEDHGKAGGGTGGMEKRKLVTSRSSTLSGSRESLESLVQRRTPAMLERRGSGALLLDHIAQTRPGYLPPLNPHAPIPDIKVNTSVILNSGSKPVARTTPIVPGSRHFVPCAPSNHRDHKNKKALLRRHSMQTEQIKQLVNFEEIFGQ; this is translated from the exons ATGGAGGACTCAACAGAGGTTCGGACGGATGGAAACTCCTTGCTTAAAGCAGTATATCTGTGCCGGCTGAGGCTAACACGCCTGCTTCTGGAAGGCGGAGCATACATTAATGAGAGCAATGAGAGGGGAGAAACACCACTAATGGTAGCCTGCAAGAGCCACCATGCTGATGCTCAGAGTGTGCCAAAACCCAAGATCATCAG GTATCTTCTGGAAAATAGTGCAGACCCAAACATTCAGGACAAGTCTGGTAAGACAGCCCTAATGCATGCCTGCATAGACAGGGCGGGGGCAGAAGTCCTGTCCCTTCTGCTCTCCAGTGGAGCAGACCCTAGTTTGGAGGACCACACTGGATCCTCTGCTCTGGTCTACGCAGTTAATGCTGGAGATAAGGAATCACTGAGAGTACTACTGGACTCCTGTAAGGCCAAAGGCAAGGAAGTCATCATCATTACAACAGATAAACTACCCTCTGGAAGGCAAATGACCAAGCAGTATCTGAACATACCTCCTCCTCCAAATCTTGAGGACCGGTTGAATTGTGCCCCTGCATCACGTATGCCCCCACCTGAAATTAAAATCTGTACACCTCATATTTTGCCACTAACCAACATCCAGTCTGAGAGTCTGGGTTCCACGTCAACACTGTCCATATCTAAGCCAGGATCACCAACTCAAGATTCAAGCCCTATGCAGGCAGCTAGTGTTGCCAAGTTGCTACATCTACAGAGGCTTCACTCAGAGCCCTGGCTGAAGATCCCTCCAGCTGTGGTCCTACAGCAAAGTAAGTCCTCATCCTTGACAGAGGAGCTTTTGGATATCACCCCCGAAGAAGAGCTCTCTTTTGGGTACAATGGTTGTCCACCTCTGCAGAGAGCAATGGTTGCTAGGCATCAAAGCATTGATGTCAAAGACTCTACTGGTCTGCTTAGAGCCTTAGAGAAAGCTgctgagagtgaaagagaaataATAAAAGACAAGAAATGGCTTAATAGAAAAATGTCCTACGATGGTGAGTTACTACTGCACTCCTCCTCGCAGCAGAACCTCAAGCAGGCATCCATCTCTGACACTGCCCCTCTGGACAGAGACTCAGACTGTCTACCCAATTTGACTGTTTCAAGCCTCCGCAACGTGGTCCACCGCCGCAATATTGGAATGGACCACTACAGCTCTGACTCTCAGTTGCCTCAATTTGGGAGCCAACCCTCTGAAGACCACGGGAAGGCTGGAGGAGGAACTGGGGGAATGGAGAAACGCAAGCTTGTCACCAGCCGTTCCTCCACACTATCTGGATCCAGAGAGTCTTTGGAGAGTCTCGTCCAGAGGCGAACTCCTGCAATGCTGGAGCGGAGGGGATCCGGAGCCCTTCTCCTGGACCATATTGCACAAACCCGGCCCGGTTATCTACCACCTCTCAATCCACATGCACCCATACCAGATATCAAAGTCAATACCAGTGTCATCCTCAACAGTGGAAGTAAGCCTGTGGCAAGAACTACACCAATTGTTCCAGGATCGAGGCATTTTGTGCCCTGTGCTCCAAGCAATCATAGAGATCACAAGAACAAGAAGGCTCTGCTAAGACGACACTCCATGCAAACTGAGCAGATAAAGCAGCTTGTCAACTTTGAGGAGATCTTTGGACAGTAA